In Euphorbia lathyris chromosome 10, ddEupLath1.1, whole genome shotgun sequence, a single genomic region encodes these proteins:
- the LOC136208628 gene encoding probable E3 ubiquitin-protein ligase LOG2, whose amino-acid sequence MGNISSSGAHSRRRHGSRRNHPPPPPPAAPQPEITANRYVFAAATPFPSQYPNPNPPPYYQYPGYYHPPPPAMPVPLPAPYDHHHRVDPSHWVGGRYPCGPVMQAPAPYMEHQKAVTIRNDVNLKKESLRVEADEENPGKFLVAFTFDATVAGSITVFFFAKEGEDCVLTPTKENILPPVTVNFQQGLGQKFRQPSGTGIDFTMFEERELLKEGEMDVYPLAVKAEASTSANNQEGEEGNAAAVSGSTNSQITQAVFEKDKGQYQLRVAKQILWVNEMRYELQEIYGIGNSVEGDVDANDPGKECVICLSEPRDTTVLPCRHMCMCSGCAKVLRFQTNRCPICRQPVERLLEIKVNNGPEE is encoded by the exons ATGGGTAATATTAGTAGCAGCGGTGCGCATAGTCGCCGGAGGCACGGTAGTCGACGGAATCATCCTCCGCCTCCTCCACCTGCAGCACCGCAACCGGAAATTACAGCTAATAGGTATGTATTCGCTGCCGCTACTCCATTCCCATCACAGTATCCGAATCCTAACCCGCCCCCATATTACCAATACCCGGGTTACTACCATCCTCCGCCACCGGCTATGCCGGTACCGTTACCTGCGCCTTATGATCACCATCATAGGGTTGACCCGTCTCATTGGGTTGGCGGGCGGTACCCGTGTGGACCGGTGATGCAGGCTCCAGCTCCTTATATGGAGCATCAGAAGGCGGTTACAATTAGGAATGATGTTAATTTGAAGAAGGAAAGTTTGAGGGTTGAAGCAGATGAAGAGAATCCGGGGAAATTTCTTGTTGCTTTCACATTTGATGCTACTGTTGCTGGAAG CATCACTGTTTTCTTCTTCGCCAAAGAAGGCGAGGATTGCGTCCTGACTCCGACGAAGGAAAACATTCTTCCACCGGTGACAGTAAATTTCCAACAAGGCCTGGGGCAGAAATTCAGACAACCTTCCGGAACCGGAATTGATTTCACTATGTTTGAGGAGAGAGAGTTACTGAAAGAGGGTGAAATGGATGTTTATCCTCTAGCAGTGAAGGCAGAGGCTTCAACCTCTGCTAATAAtcaagaaggagaagaaggaaaCGCAGCAGCCGTGTCAGGGAGTACGAATTCTCAAATTACACAAGCTGTGTTTGAGAAGGACAAAGGTCAGTACCAGTTGCGGGTAGCGAAGCAGATTCTATGGGTGAATGAGATGAGGTATGAGTTGCAGGAGATTTATGGGATTGGAAATTCGGTTGAGGGTGATGTCGATGCAAATGATCCGGGAAAGGAATGTGTCATTTGCTTGTCTGAACCTCGGGACACTACGGTTCTTCCCTGCCGCCACATG TGTATGTGCAGTGGATGTGCAAAGGTTTTGAGGTTCCAAACCAACCGATGCCCGATTTGCCGACAACCTGTTGAAAGGCTTTTAGAGATAAAGGTCAACAATGGACCAGAAGAATGA